In Tursiops truncatus isolate mTurTru1 chromosome 9, mTurTru1.mat.Y, whole genome shotgun sequence, a single genomic region encodes these proteins:
- the HERPUD2 gene encoding homocysteine-responsive endoplasmic reticulum-resident ubiquitin-like domain member 2 protein isoform X4 yields MVHLVCTSRTPPSSPKSSTSRQSHEALTSSSNSSSDLSGSSTPSSSQETLSLATSSSSEGLRQRTLPQAQTDPAQSHQFPYVMQGNVDNQLPGQAVPAGFPVYPAFSPLQMLWWQQMYAHQYYMQYQAAVSAQATSNANPAQPAASQPLNLAHVPGEEPPPAPNLVAQENRPMNENVQMNAQGGPVLNEEDFNRDWLDWMYTFSRAAILLSIVYFYSSFSRFIMVMGAMLLVYLHQAGWFPFRQEGGQQQAPNNNAEVNNDVQNANNLELEEMERLMDDGLEDESGEDAGEDASAIQRPGLMASAWSFITTFFTSLIPEGPPQVAN; encoded by the exons aGTTCAGATCTGTCAGGATCATCAACTCCATCATCCAGTCAAGAAACCTTGTCTTTAGCTACCAGTTCGTCCTCAGAAGGATTGAGGCAACGAACCCTTCCACAAGCACAAACCGACCCAGCACAGAGTCATCAGTTCCCATATGTAATGCAAGG AAATGTAGACAACCAGCTTCCTGGGCAGGCTGTTCCGGCTGGATTCCCTGTGTATCCCGCTTTCAGCCCACTGCAGATGCTATGGTGGCAACAGATGTATGCGCATCAGTATTATATGCAATA TCAAGCTGCAGTTTCAGCTCAGGCCACATCAAATGCCAACCCAGCCCAGCCTGCTGCTTCACAGCCTCTAAATCTGGCACACGTTCCCGGAGAAGAACCCCCACCAGCTCCAAACCTAGTGGCCCAAGAAAATCGACCCATGAATGAGAATGTTCAAATGAATGCACAGGGAGGTCCAGTGCTAAACGAAGAAGACTTCAATCGAGACTGGCTAGACTGGATGTACACGTTCTCACGAGCTGCAATTCTCCTTAGCATTGTGTACTTCTATTCTTCTTTTAGTCGGTTTATCATGGTAATGGGAGCCATGCTACTGGTTTATTT ACACCAAGCTGGATGGTTTCCTTTTAGGCAAGAAGGAGGTCAGCAACAGGCTCCCAACAATAATGCCGAAGTCAACAATGATGTGCAGAATGCAAACAATCTAGAACTTGAAGAAATG GAGCGTCTTATGGATGATGGGCTTGAAGATGAGAGTGGAGAAGATGCAGGTGAAGATGCCAGTGCAATTCAAAGGCCTGGATTAATGGCATCAGCTTGGTCTTTTATCACCACCTTCTTTACTTCACTAATACCAGAGGGGCCTCCCCAGGTTGCCAATTAG